The Mycolicibacterium aurum genome segment GCGGCGCGGGGTGAGGTGGTACGCCAGCCGGATGCGGGGTCGCGTGATCGGGGTTCCCGCATCACCGAGCTTGGACAGGATCTCCAGCTTGTTGCGTGTCAGCGCGTCGGTCGATTCGGCAAGATCAGCGAGCACGCGTTCTTTATCGACGGGGTTCAGCACGACCTCGCACGCCGACGTCAGCCCGATCAACTCGGGCAAGGTGAACGCAGAGGCTGCCGGCCCCCGACGCGCGGCAATCACCACTTCCTGCACCCGCGAGTCGCGCAGTGCGTCCAGCGCGTGATCGGCGATATCGGTGTGCGCCAACACATCCGGATCGGTCGTCAGAATCCGCGCCACGTCTAGCGCCACGTTGCCGTTGCCGATGATGACGACGCGCTCACCGCTGAGGTCCACGCTCAGGTCGGCGAAGTCCGGATGCCCGTTGTACCAGGCGACGACCTCGGTGGCGGTCGCGGTGCCGGGCAGGCCGATGCCATCGATGTCGAGACGGCGGTCGTCGGGAGCGCCCACGGCATACAGCACGGCATGGTGGTGTGCGAGCAACTCGTCGTGCGTGATGTCTGTGCCGATGTCGACGTTGAGATAGAACCCGAAACCCGGCAGCCCGACGATACGGTCGAACAGAGCGGTCACCTGTTTGGTCTTCTGATGATCCGGTGCGACGCCCGCGCGCACCAAACCATAAGGCGTGGGCAGCTTCTCGAAGACGTTCACCCGGACGCCCGGCTGGGTGAGCAGTTCGTCGGCGGCGTACATCGCCGCCGGGCCCGAGCCGACGATCGCCACCGTCAGCGGGCCGCCCCGTCGCGTGTGCACCAGCGGCGCGTCCAGTACCGGCGCCAGCTTCGACGTCGGCGGGAGTTTGCCTTCCCGCTTCGGATAGAACGCGGCGTTGAGTTCGACGAACGGCAGCTGCTCGGGTTCCAGCCGCGAGTCCGCGCTGATGGCCCCGACCGGACAGGCCGACACGCACGCCCCGCAGTCGACACACGCATCGGGATCGATGTAGAGCATCTCGGCGGTCGCAAAACCCGGCTCGTCCGGCGAGGGGTGGATGCAGTTCACCGGGCACGCGTAGACACATGACCCGTCGCTGCAGCACGACTGGGTGATCACATGGGGCATGAGAAACCTCGGTGGGCCATCCGGTTACGCAACCGGCGCCAGGTGCTGGCGTTGCGGCTCGCTGCGGTAGCGGCTGGCCTTGCCGTCGATCCGGCAGAGCCGCCAGATCAGCTTGGCGACCGGGTTCGCCAGCCCGGTTTCCTCGGCCAGCATCCGGACGTCACCGAACATGTCGCGCAGCATCTTTCGCGACTCGGGCGACTTGAAGAAGATCTCCTTGCGCACCGAGCGGGGGATGTCGAACTCTTTCCAGAAGGCGCGCGGCGGCACGATGATGGCCGAGCACAGCACCCGCATGACGACCGGCACGTAGAGCGACAGCCAGAACCGCTTGCGGCGCGGCAGGGCGGGCACCCGCTTGCGCAGATACTCATGCGCGAACGAGATGTGGCGCGCCTCCTCGGCGACGTGGATGGCCATCACCCGCTCCATGATCGGATGCAGCGACTTGCCCTCGCGGAGCACGTTCTTCTGTGTGTGGTCGATCGGCTCCTCGCCGGCGAGGATGCCGAACCAGAACGGGATCGGCATGGGACCGGCGACGAGCGGGATCATCGGTTGCACCCACTTGAGCAGTCGGGGCATACCGGGCACGTCGGCACCGATGCGGTTGACCATCTCCTGGAACATCAGCGTGTGGTTGCATTCCTCCACGGCCTCGTGCAGGCAGTACCGGTACTCGGGTGAGCCGTTGGGCGTCCAGAACGCGTATTCCATCAGGCCGCGGATCAGGATCGACTCGAAATGGAGGCCGACCTTGGCGACGTTGGCTTGACGCCACATCCCGATCTCGATCTGGCGCTCCACGGGCTGCGACCGGTACCACTCGTGCTTGCCGATCGGATCGGTCGCGGGCAGGATCCAGCGCTCGTCGTTCGGGGTGACGGCGAACTCGGGCGAATCCCAGTCGATGTCGGTGAAGGGGTTGAAATTGCGCCGCACCGAGCCTTCGGACAACGTGGTGAGGGTGTTGACGTACTCGACGTCGTCGAGGACGTCCATGTTCTTGCGCCACCGCCGGATGACGCGCGTACGTGCTTCCTTGACAGCCATTCGAGACCTCCTATGAGGTTTACATTCGTCCGCTGGTTGTCCAAACACAGTACCCACGGTCCCAGGAATTAACCAGGCCCTTTCCGAGGTTGTGGGTCAGGCGGGTTATCCACATCACATGTGAGGCACACCACACTGCGGTGCGGTGGACGGGGCGCGGAAGGCCCAGACGACTCACGTGCCGCACCAGTCCGGATTCCGCCCGCAGGGCCCACGCTCGCCGGGCGGGTCTCCGGAACTACGCTTGGGACCATGGCCGAGAGCCCCTTCCCCACCATTCCCGCCGATATCAAGCCCGCCGACGGACGTTTCGGCTGCGGGCCCTCCAAAGTGCGGCCGGAACAACTGCAGGCGCTGGCCGCCGGCGGCCACCTGTTCGGAACGTCGCACCGTCAGGCGCCGGTGAAGAATCTCGTCGGCCGCGTCCGCGACGGGTTGCGCCAGCTGTTCTCCCTGCCTGACGGCTACGAGGTGATTCTCGGCAACGGAGGGTCGACCGCGTTCTGGGACGCCGCCGCGTTCGGGCTGATCGAGGAACGCTCCCTGCACCTGACCTACGGCGAGTTCAGCGCCAAGTTCGCCTCCGCCGTGGCGAAGAATCCGTTCGTGGGCGACCCGGTGGTCATCAAGGCCGACGCGGGCAGCGCCCCTGAGCCGGTGTCCGATCCGTCCGTCGACCTGATCGCGTGGGCGCACAACGAGACCTCGACGGGCGTCGCGCTCCCGGTCCAGCGACCGCAGGGGTCCGGCGATGCGCTGATCGCCATCGATGCCACGTCCGCTGCCGGCGGGCTGCCGGTGACCATCACCGACGCCGACGTGTACTACTTCGCGCCTCAGAAGAACTTCGCCGGCGACGGCGGCCTGTGGATCGCACTGATGTCGCCGGCCGCGCTCGCGCGCGTCGAAGCGATCGCCGCGGGCGGACGCTGGGTTCCCGAGTTCCTGTCCCTGCCGATCGCGATCGACAACAGCGTGAAGAACCAGACCTACAACACGCCGGCGATCGCCACGTTGATCCTGCTCGCCGAGCAACTCGACTGGCTCAACGGCAACGGCGGCCTGGACTGGGCCGTGAAGCGCACCGCCGACTCGTCGTCGCGGCTCTACTCGTGGGCCGACGCCTCCTCCTACGCCACCCCGTTCGTCACGGATCCGGCGCTGCGCTCGCAGGTCGTCGGCACGGTCGATTTCTCCGATGAGGTGGACGCGGCCGCCGTCGCCAAGATCCTGCGGGCCAACGGCATCGTCGACACCGAGCCGTACCGCAAGCTCGGGCGCAACCAGCTGCGCGTCGGCATGTTCCCGGCCGTCGAACCCGACGACGTCAGCGCCTTGACGGCGTGCGTCGACTGGGTTGTCGAGCGTTTGTGACCCGCTGCAGCGTGTCACCCGGGTTACGGGACGATAACGCCGTAGGGTGACCCGAATATCGGGCATCGCTCCAGCCCGGAGGAGGTCGCAATGCGGGAACTCAGAGTCGTCGGACTCGACATCGACGGCAGACGCATCATCTGCGAATCAGGTGACTCGGGCGAGAAGTTCGTCCTTCGCTCCGACGACCGACTCAAGGCCGCGCTGCGCGGCGACCAGGCCATCTCCAATCAAATGGCGATCGATGTCGAGGTGAACATGCTGCGTCCCAAGGACATTCAGTCGAAGATCCGGGCGGGCGCATCCGTCGAGCAGGTCGCCGCGGCCTCCGGCGCCGACATCGCCCGCGTCGAGCGCTTTGCCCACCCCGTACTGCTGGAGCGGGCCCGCGCCGCCGAGCTGGCCACCGCCGCACATCCCGTGCTCGCCGACGGCCCGTCGGTGCTCACCCTGCTGGAGACGGTGACGACAGCACTCGTCGCGCGCGGGCTGGACCCGGACGCGAACTGGGACGCGTGGCGCAACGAAGACGGTCGCTGGACGGTGCAGCTGGCGTGGCGGGCAGGCCTGTCCGACAACGTCGCGCACTTCCGCTATGCGCCCGGCGCCCACGGCGGCACCGTCACCGCCTTCGACGAGGCCGCCGCCGAGTTGATCGACCCGAACTTCGCACGCACGCTGCGCCCCCTGGCGCCGGTCGCACAGCTGGCTCTCGAGGACATCGAACCGGTGGTCGCGCCCGAGCCCGAGCCTGAGCAGGTCGTCGAGACGCCCGAACCGGAGCCGGCGGTCAAGGCGCCGCGCCCCCGGAAGGGCCGCCCCGCCGTGCCGGCATGGGAGGACGTCCTGCTGGGCGTGCGGTCCAGTGGCGGTCAGCGCTAGCCGTCGTTCGAGAGTCGCCGCCGACCGCGCGACCGGATGACGCCGGTCATCCCGCGACAGATATGACGATCAGCGCGATCCACGCGCCGGCCACTCCCACCCCGGAGCCCAGCACGAACCAGCGCCACACCGGTACGGTGCGCCATCCCCAGACAGTGGGCGCCAGCCCGCCGACGGCAACGAGGTTGAGCCCGGCTGCCAGCAGCGGATGCACCCGCATGAGCCCGATGCTGAGCACCACGATGGCCGCAGCGATCACCGCGGCGACGAACGCTGCCACCGTCAGGCCGGCGGCCCATGGCGTCTCGTCGCTCACCGGCCGAGCCTATCCCGCTCGTAGAACGCCAGAGCCGCAGCTGTCGCGACGTTGAGCGAGTCCGTGCCGCGCGACATCGGGATCCGCACCCGGACGTCGGCGGACCGCATGGTGTGCTCCTGAAGACCCGGCCCCTCCGCGCCGACGAGGATGGCCAACCGCTGCCCGGACAACTCCGTCATCGCTTCGGCGAGTGTCTGGGCCGCCGGATCGGGTGTCATGGCGAGAATCTGAAACCCCTTGTCCTGCAACACTTTGAGATCTGCAGGCCAGTGCTCTGCCTTGGCGAACGGCACCAACAGCGCATGCCCCATCGACACCCGCACGGCCCGCCGATACAGGGGGTCGGCGCAACCGCTGCCGAAGATCACCGCGTCCACACCCAACCCGGCGGCGTTGCGGAAGACCGACCCGAGGTTCTCGTGGTCGTTGACTCCTTCGAGGACGGCGACGGTGCGGGCCCCGTCGATCACCTGGGCGATCGTGAGCTCAGCGGCCCGCGACGCCGACGCGAGCACCCCGCGGTTGAGGTGGAAGCCGACGGCCGCGGCCATGACCTCGGCGCTCGCTCGATAGAAGGGCGCATCGAGCGCGTCGAGGTCGCCGCCCAACTCGATGAGTCGCCGTTCGGTTCCCAACAGTGCACGCGGGACGAACCGGGACGCCAGCATGCGCTGCACCACCAGCACGCCCTCGGCGATCACCAGCCCCTTGCCGCTGGGCAGGTCCGGTCGGCGGTCGACACTGTTGAGGTCGCGGAAGTCGTCGAGCCGGGGATCGTCGGGGTCGTCGATGTCGACGACGACGGGCCCCTCGACATCGTCAGGCACGTCGTGTTTCGGCGCGACGGACGGCTGGCACAGCGGTAGAGACTACCCACCGCCGCGTCGAGATCGTTAGGTTGGACGCGATGAATCCCGACGCCGAACCGCAACCGCCTCCGCTGCCTGCAGCACTGCTCGCACCGTGGCCGGTCATCGTGGTCATCACCTGCGGCTGGGTGATCGCCACGGTGCTGGCATTCACCGTCGGCACGCTGCACGAGTGGCGGCCCGTCACCGTGGCGGGCCTCGGTGTCGGAGTTCTTGGCACATCTATTTTTCTGTGGCAACGTCACGCCGTGCGGCATGGCCGCCGCGGCGCCCAACGCGGCCTGACCTGAAGGAGAAGCTATGGCAGCGCCCGTATTACAGGCCGAGATCGACATCAATGCACCGGTGGCCAAGGTGTGGGAGCTGGTGTCCGACCTCAGCAATATGCCGCAGTGGAGTCCGCAGTGCCGGCTGATGAAGCCGATCGGGCAGATGCGTCAGGGCGCCCGCACTGTGAACGTC includes the following:
- a CDS encoding 4Fe-4S binding protein, whose translation is MPHVITQSCCSDGSCVYACPVNCIHPSPDEPGFATAEMLYIDPDACVDCGACVSACPVGAISADSRLEPEQLPFVELNAAFYPKREGKLPPTSKLAPVLDAPLVHTRRGGPLTVAIVGSGPAAMYAADELLTQPGVRVNVFEKLPTPYGLVRAGVAPDHQKTKQVTALFDRIVGLPGFGFYLNVDIGTDITHDELLAHHHAVLYAVGAPDDRRLDIDGIGLPGTATATEVVAWYNGHPDFADLSVDLSGERVVIIGNGNVALDVARILTTDPDVLAHTDIADHALDALRDSRVQEVVIAARRGPAASAFTLPELIGLTSACEVVLNPVDKERVLADLAESTDALTRNKLEILSKLGDAGTPITRPRIRLAYHLTPRRVVGESRVTGVEFTSAGADDVVGVPAGLVLTSIGYRGKPIRGLPFDEAAAVVPNDGGRVIDAGAPQRGSYVAGWIKRGPTGFIGTNKSCAAETVHNLVADYNEGLLADPAHKTSALQRFVRGRQPAMIDADGWRAIDDAEVARAGDDRPRVKFTAVPEMVDAAAGAARPPVHQRLLAGLRR
- a CDS encoding AurF N-oxygenase family protein, producing MAVKEARTRVIRRWRKNMDVLDDVEYVNTLTTLSEGSVRRNFNPFTDIDWDSPEFAVTPNDERWILPATDPIGKHEWYRSQPVERQIEIGMWRQANVAKVGLHFESILIRGLMEYAFWTPNGSPEYRYCLHEAVEECNHTLMFQEMVNRIGADVPGMPRLLKWVQPMIPLVAGPMPIPFWFGILAGEEPIDHTQKNVLREGKSLHPIMERVMAIHVAEEARHISFAHEYLRKRVPALPRRKRFWLSLYVPVVMRVLCSAIIVPPRAFWKEFDIPRSVRKEIFFKSPESRKMLRDMFGDVRMLAEETGLANPVAKLIWRLCRIDGKASRYRSEPQRQHLAPVA
- the serC gene encoding phosphoserine transaminase, encoding MAESPFPTIPADIKPADGRFGCGPSKVRPEQLQALAAGGHLFGTSHRQAPVKNLVGRVRDGLRQLFSLPDGYEVILGNGGSTAFWDAAAFGLIEERSLHLTYGEFSAKFASAVAKNPFVGDPVVIKADAGSAPEPVSDPSVDLIAWAHNETSTGVALPVQRPQGSGDALIAIDATSAAGGLPVTITDADVYYFAPQKNFAGDGGLWIALMSPAALARVEAIAAGGRWVPEFLSLPIAIDNSVKNQTYNTPAIATLILLAEQLDWLNGNGGLDWAVKRTADSSSRLYSWADASSYATPFVTDPALRSQVVGTVDFSDEVDAAAVAKILRANGIVDTEPYRKLGRNQLRVGMFPAVEPDDVSALTACVDWVVERL
- the sepH gene encoding septation protein SepH, which translates into the protein MRELRVVGLDIDGRRIICESGDSGEKFVLRSDDRLKAALRGDQAISNQMAIDVEVNMLRPKDIQSKIRAGASVEQVAAASGADIARVERFAHPVLLERARAAELATAAHPVLADGPSVLTLLETVTTALVARGLDPDANWDAWRNEDGRWTVQLAWRAGLSDNVAHFRYAPGAHGGTVTAFDEAAAELIDPNFARTLRPLAPVAQLALEDIEPVVAPEPEPEQVVETPEPEPAVKAPRPRKGRPAVPAWEDVLLGVRSSGGQR
- a CDS encoding DUF2537 domain-containing protein; the protein is MSDETPWAAGLTVAAFVAAVIAAAIVVLSIGLMRVHPLLAAGLNLVAVGGLAPTVWGWRTVPVWRWFVLGSGVGVAGAWIALIVISVAG
- a CDS encoding TrmH family RNA methyltransferase: MPDDVEGPVVVDIDDPDDPRLDDFRDLNSVDRRPDLPSGKGLVIAEGVLVVQRMLASRFVPRALLGTERRLIELGGDLDALDAPFYRASAEVMAAAVGFHLNRGVLASASRAAELTIAQVIDGARTVAVLEGVNDHENLGSVFRNAAGLGVDAVIFGSGCADPLYRRAVRVSMGHALLVPFAKAEHWPADLKVLQDKGFQILAMTPDPAAQTLAEAMTELSGQRLAILVGAEGPGLQEHTMRSADVRVRIPMSRGTDSLNVATAAALAFYERDRLGR
- a CDS encoding DUF2530 domain-containing protein, translating into MNPDAEPQPPPLPAALLAPWPVIVVITCGWVIATVLAFTVGTLHEWRPVTVAGLGVGVLGTSIFLWQRHAVRHGRRGAQRGLT